Proteins encoded by one window of Mariniplasma anaerobium:
- the fmt gene encoding methionyl-tRNA formyltransferase: MKIVFMGTPLFAVEVLEMLIQEHEVLCVVTQPDKKVGRKKILTPSLVKEIAIKHGIEVFQPENIKKEYQKIIDLKPDMLISAAYGQILPKALLDQITALNVHGSLLPKYRGGAPIQYALFNGDAQTGVTVMYMAFKMDSGPIIKQESLTIEQEDDYLSLTKKLSTLGTKLLKEVLGDIKNKNIKSIDQDETKTTFSPTLKPSDEFISFNRPTLKIVNQIRGLSPEPGGYARVNDSKIKIYKAQKSDIIINVDAQPGQIIMIKKRLIVKTLDGAIDILLIQAPGKKIMETKDFLNGQNIMSLNDVFKGEDTL; this comes from the coding sequence ATGAAAATTGTATTTATGGGTACTCCGCTTTTTGCGGTAGAAGTTCTAGAAATGTTAATCCAAGAACATGAAGTTTTGTGTGTGGTGACTCAGCCAGATAAAAAAGTAGGTAGAAAAAAAATACTGACACCTTCTTTAGTGAAAGAGATTGCAATTAAACATGGTATTGAAGTCTTTCAACCCGAAAATATCAAAAAAGAATATCAAAAAATTATTGATTTGAAACCAGATATGCTAATCTCAGCAGCTTATGGTCAAATTCTACCTAAAGCATTGCTTGATCAAATTACTGCATTAAATGTTCATGGGTCTTTATTACCTAAATATAGAGGTGGTGCACCCATACAATATGCATTGTTTAATGGAGATGCTCAAACCGGAGTCACTGTTATGTATATGGCTTTTAAAATGGATAGTGGACCAATCATTAAACAAGAGTCATTAACCATTGAACAAGAAGATGATTATTTATCATTAACTAAAAAACTATCAACTTTAGGAACAAAATTACTTAAAGAAGTTTTAGGTGATATAAAAAACAAAAATATCAAAAGTATAGATCAAGATGAAACAAAAACAACATTTTCTCCGACATTAAAACCATCAGATGAGTTTATATCATTTAATAGACCTACGTTAAAAATTGTTAACCAAATTAGAGGTTTATCACCTGAACCAGGTGGATATGCACGTGTAAATGATTCAAAAATAAAGATTTATAAAGCACAAAAAAGTGATATAATAATAAATGTAGATGCACAACCAGGCCAAATCATCATGATTAAAAAAAGATTAATTGTTAAAACACTTGATGGAGCGATAGACATTCTATTGATTCAAGCTCCAGGTAAAAAAATCATGGAAACTAAAGATTTTCTAAATGGACAAAACATCATGTCACTTAATGATGTATTTAAAGGAGAAGATACCTTATGA
- the rnpM gene encoding RNase P modulator RnpM gives MKKVKKTPLRTCVVTREVLPKKELIRICATKDGVVSIDLNGKSPGRGAYLKLSQDVIVLAKKNKALDKRLETSVPDEIYEQLSKLVHG, from the coding sequence ATGAAAAAAGTAAAAAAAACACCGCTTAGAACGTGTGTTGTTACAAGAGAAGTTTTGCCAAAAAAAGAATTGATTCGTATCTGTGCTACTAAAGATGGTGTTGTATCAATTGATTTAAATGGTAAATCACCTGGACGTGGCGCATATTTAAAACTAAGTCAAGATGTCATAGTATTAGCTAAAAAAAATAAAGCATTAGATAAAAGATTAGAAACATCAGTGCCAGATGAAATTTATGAACAGTTGAGTAAACTTGTTCATGGATAA
- the rbfA gene encoding 30S ribosome-binding factor RbfA, protein MSITTERLASLIQRELAQIVNLEVKDKSFGYINLTEVKVTKDMSYATIYYTILSDEVEVLEKAKNAIEESKVTIRMELAKKIRNIRKIPNLIFKYDEALAYGNHIDKILKTIK, encoded by the coding sequence ATGTCAATTACTACAGAAAGACTAGCAAGTCTAATTCAAAGAGAACTTGCACAAATTGTAAATCTTGAAGTTAAAGATAAAAGCTTTGGATACATTAACTTAACAGAAGTTAAAGTCACTAAAGATATGTCATATGCAACTATATATTACACAATATTAAGTGATGAAGTAGAAGTTTTAGAAAAAGCTAAAAACGCTATAGAAGAATCTAAAGTTACTATTCGTATGGAATTAGCTAAAAAAATAAGAAACATAAGAAAAATACCTAATTTGATTTTTAAATATGACGAAGCTCTAGCTTATGGTAATCATATTGATAAAATCTTAAAAACAATAAAGTAA
- a CDS encoding HD-GYP domain-containing protein codes for MAKDKAKKRKFWDLKSLGNDIFAKFFGFEQGVDITNDVAVLFRRNVVIKNIIFLSNIMYTVILIILSLSTQDRVSDWVVTVLAFPMTYVINRMLNKLIHLDPEDKTKQNVAMYVSAFYIFFSAILIYARLYTHEYFETGAYILMYYAVVVISLYQEKKLLSSSFQGLLAMLTVIHLIWTYNFHGLVNGQTILEFLPSFLRLPEFSDILLRTLLFILFYFVVYAIVSMGQYMQEERKNELIKRRQVQNDFSHIVGDLFTVVFSSSYTLMEKRHAYQVQQMSQKLADYYGLNEAEIQKLNDYAMVHLQYQEIKHLLNDINTYDEKTYDILKEQTELGSRIAKRIQLAQKCEDIARAQIEDIANEKFLKEMLLIQPDIQAQIILLCDLYITMRSHRSYKRPMAHSIVLKLFQQELGHFFDYDLKERFLKFNDEFSEMYNNF; via the coding sequence TTGGCAAAAGATAAAGCTAAAAAAAGAAAGTTTTGGGATTTAAAATCGCTTGGCAATGATATATTTGCTAAGTTTTTTGGCTTTGAACAAGGTGTGGATATTACAAATGATGTTGCAGTTCTTTTTAGAAGAAATGTTGTAATCAAAAATATCATTTTCTTATCAAATATTATGTATACTGTTATACTAATTATTTTATCTCTGTCAACTCAAGACCGAGTTTCTGACTGGGTTGTTACAGTACTTGCTTTTCCAATGACTTATGTAATTAATAGAATGTTAAACAAATTAATTCATTTAGATCCTGAAGATAAAACAAAACAAAATGTTGCGATGTATGTCTCAGCATTTTATATATTCTTTTCCGCGATTTTAATTTATGCAAGACTATACACGCACGAATACTTTGAAACCGGTGCTTATATCTTAATGTATTATGCAGTAGTTGTTATATCCTTGTATCAAGAAAAGAAACTTTTAAGTAGTAGTTTTCAAGGGTTGTTAGCAATGCTTACCGTGATTCATTTGATATGGACATATAACTTCCATGGATTAGTAAATGGACAGACCATTCTTGAATTTTTACCAAGCTTTTTAAGATTACCAGAGTTTAGTGATATATTACTTAGAACTTTATTATTTATATTATTTTATTTTGTTGTTTATGCGATTGTTTCTATGGGACAATACATGCAAGAAGAGCGTAAAAATGAATTGATCAAAAGACGACAAGTTCAAAATGATTTTTCACATATCGTTGGAGATTTATTTACCGTAGTCTTTTCATCATCTTATACATTAATGGAAAAAAGACATGCATATCAAGTACAACAAATGAGTCAAAAACTAGCAGACTATTATGGATTAAATGAAGCTGAAATTCAAAAATTAAATGATTATGCAATGGTTCATCTTCAATATCAAGAAATTAAGCATTTATTAAATGATATTAATACCTATGATGAAAAAACTTATGATATCTTAAAAGAACAAACAGAACTTGGCTCAAGAATTGCAAAACGTATTCAACTTGCTCAAAAATGTGAAGATATTGCTAGAGCACAAATTGAAGATATTGCCAATGAAAAATTCTTAAAAGAGATGTTACTTATTCAACCAGATATTCAAGCACAAATCATATTGTTATGTGATCTTTATATAACCATGCGTAGCCATAGATCGTATAAAAGACCAATGGCACATAGCATTGTATTGAAATTATTTCAACAAGAATTAGGGCATTTTTTTGATTATGATTTAAAAGAAAGATTTTTAAAGTTTAATGATGAATTTTCTGAAATGTATAATAATTTTTAA
- the infB gene encoding translation initiation factor IF-2 — protein sequence MPQNNTNNKKKKFNNHNKRPDNRRPITPKKPKDEGPKIFIYRPEMTVADVAAGLKVSNAVMIKKLMGHGLMAAVTQVIDKDTIEVIALDEGFSVEDEVITDVTRFDEMEIVDDPKDLIKRPAIVTVMGHVDHGKTTLLDAIRKSRVVDGEAGGITQHIGAYQIEKNGEKITFIDTPGHAAFTEMRARGAKVTDIVILVVGADDGVMPQTIEALDHARAAKVPIIVAVNKIDRPSANPDRVMTELSERGLVPEAWGGDTPFVNISALKNIGIDELLDVIQLISEIEEFKANPKRLASGTVIEASLDKGRGAVATLIIENGTLHVGDYIVIGNTYGKIRTMSDDLKNRFKKAMPSQPVEVTGLNEVPYAGDIFMAFKDEKMTRSIASDRQSRQKETESKQMKKRSLDSLFGQLESETKELNIIIKGDVQGSIEALKGLLEKIDIKGFHVNIVRDSVGAITENDVTLASASDAIVIGFNVRPTAAVKRVADTEGVEIRLYSIIYRIQEDIEAALKGMLEPEFEEIVTGQAEVREIFKNSKVGTIAGCMVTDGVIKRAALVRLIRDGVVVYEGKLASLKRFKDDAKEVRTGFDCGLSIENFNDVKVGDVIEASQLREIEV from the coding sequence ATGCCTCAAAACAATACAAACAATAAAAAGAAAAAATTTAACAATCATAATAAAAGACCTGATAATAGAAGACCAATAACACCAAAGAAACCCAAAGATGAAGGTCCTAAAATTTTTATCTATAGACCAGAAATGACCGTTGCTGATGTTGCTGCTGGATTAAAAGTTAGTAATGCAGTAATGATTAAGAAGCTTATGGGCCATGGACTTATGGCTGCTGTTACTCAAGTTATAGATAAAGATACTATTGAAGTTATCGCTTTGGATGAAGGATTTTCAGTTGAAGATGAAGTGATTACTGATGTAACCAGATTTGATGAAATGGAAATTGTAGACGATCCAAAAGATTTAATAAAAAGACCTGCAATTGTTACAGTTATGGGACACGTTGACCATGGTAAAACTACATTATTAGATGCAATTCGTAAATCAAGAGTTGTTGATGGTGAAGCTGGTGGAATCACTCAACATATTGGTGCTTACCAAATAGAAAAAAATGGTGAAAAAATAACGTTTATTGATACACCAGGACATGCTGCTTTTACAGAAATGAGAGCACGTGGTGCAAAAGTAACTGATATTGTTATTTTAGTCGTTGGAGCTGACGATGGTGTAATGCCTCAAACAATTGAAGCATTAGATCATGCAAGAGCTGCTAAAGTACCTATTATCGTAGCTGTAAATAAAATTGATAGACCATCTGCAAATCCGGATCGCGTTATGACTGAATTATCAGAACGTGGATTAGTACCTGAAGCATGGGGTGGAGATACACCGTTTGTTAATATCTCAGCATTAAAAAACATAGGTATTGATGAATTATTAGATGTTATTCAATTAATTAGTGAAATAGAAGAATTTAAAGCAAATCCAAAAAGATTAGCAAGTGGTACGGTTATCGAAGCAAGCCTTGATAAAGGTAGAGGTGCAGTAGCAACTCTAATTATTGAAAATGGTACGCTTCATGTAGGTGACTATATCGTTATTGGTAACACATATGGAAAAATTAGAACGATGAGTGATGATTTAAAAAATCGTTTTAAAAAAGCAATGCCTTCTCAACCAGTAGAAGTAACTGGATTGAATGAAGTGCCTTATGCTGGTGATATTTTCATGGCATTTAAAGATGAAAAAATGACTAGAAGTATTGCTTCTGATAGACAATCAAGACAAAAAGAAACTGAATCTAAACAAATGAAGAAACGCTCTCTTGACTCATTATTTGGACAATTAGAATCAGAAACTAAAGAATTAAATATCATTATTAAAGGTGATGTACAAGGTTCAATTGAAGCACTTAAAGGATTATTAGAAAAAATTGACATCAAAGGATTCCATGTTAACATTGTAAGAGATTCTGTTGGTGCAATCACAGAAAATGATGTAACCCTAGCTTCAGCTTCAGATGCAATCGTTATTGGATTTAACGTTAGACCAACTGCAGCAGTTAAAAGAGTTGCAGATACTGAAGGTGTAGAAATACGTTTATACAGTATTATCTATCGTATACAAGAAGATATAGAAGCTGCATTAAAAGGTATGTTAGAACCTGAATTTGAAGAAATAGTAACTGGTCAAGCAGAAGTTAGAGAAATATTTAAAAATTCTAAAGTTGGAACGATTGCTGGTTGTATGGTAACCGATGGTGTTATTAAAAGAGCTGCATTAGTAAGACTTATTAGAGATGGTGTTGTTGTTTACGAAGGTAAGCTTGCTTCACTAAAACGTTTTAAAGATGATGCTAAAGAAGTAAGAACTGGTTTTGATTGCGGACTATCGATTGAAAACTTTAACGACGTTAAAGTTGGAGATGTTATAGAAGCGTCACAATTAAGAGAAATTGAGGTATAA
- the priA gene encoding replication restart helicase PriA, translated as MFAKVIIDIKHQNVNHHYDYIINDELKDDIKIGMRVLVPFGAQTRMGFVTDIIEKSSTATKEILDILDHVPTISDELFYIINDIQKQSSELYSSVFDTVIPGEIKLDYDKDVYLLNEKECPEDLLSNFNQKGIWHLKKNQFDILPRLRRLQKNDVVEIKLAIKQKTNKKYKTTYTLNSNHTYQKIDKYPQLKDIKADIQYDKNQLISLGFSISQINTLTKHQVFILSSQQMIRNIKHVFDDKDKLVQLTDEQKLAAVLIKQSFNQSKTFLLKGVTGSGKTEVYLDVIEDLIKQDKRVLVMVPEITLIAPMAQRLKSRFSSVAIYHSALSAGERLDQYQMILNDEASIVLSTRSGVFLPIKDLGLIIMDEEHDRSYIQTEHVTYDAKHIASLRSTYHHIPLVLGSATPSVVSMYKALGHEYTLLNLTSRPLGIEQPDIKLIDMKDELKQKNTSIFSRDLLISMKDRLKKEEQTLILFNRKGYAPFVLCRQCGDVPKCPDCEISLTYYKDKNILKCHYCGYEKPFNQTCEICHQNAVKEVGVGIEYVESELKRTLPNARILRMDRNLTQTKGSHEKIWHQFLNHDADILLGTQMISKGLDFPKVTLVGVLMADLSLKVPSYLASEDTFMLLTQIAGRSGRHQKGEVIIQGYDLKHYAIDALTKGYDTFYKEALYERKLSQYEPYSHVSQFLIEGQSYLKTYQNAFLLKKRLSKLETVTVLGPSKALIKKIRQNFRFVVTIKYKNIDHDTIKEITNDLSNDDIHIKYYPNLDMI; from the coding sequence ATGTTTGCAAAAGTCATTATTGATATTAAACATCAAAATGTCAATCATCATTATGATTACATCATCAATGATGAACTAAAAGATGACATAAAAATCGGCATGAGAGTTCTTGTGCCTTTTGGTGCGCAAACAAGAATGGGATTTGTGACAGATATTATAGAAAAAAGTAGTACTGCTACAAAAGAAATATTAGATATTCTTGATCATGTTCCAACAATTTCTGATGAATTATTTTATATCATCAATGATATCCAAAAACAATCATCTGAGCTTTATAGTTCTGTTTTTGATACTGTGATACCAGGAGAAATAAAATTAGATTATGATAAAGATGTTTATCTATTAAATGAAAAAGAATGCCCTGAAGATTTATTGTCTAACTTTAATCAAAAAGGTATTTGGCATTTAAAGAAGAATCAATTTGATATATTACCTAGACTAAGAAGATTACAAAAAAACGATGTTGTTGAAATCAAACTTGCAATAAAACAAAAAACGAATAAGAAATATAAGACAACTTACACATTAAATTCAAATCATACATATCAAAAAATTGATAAATATCCGCAATTAAAAGATATTAAAGCAGATATACAATATGATAAGAATCAATTGATATCTTTAGGTTTTAGTATAAGTCAAATAAATACATTAACGAAACATCAAGTGTTCATTTTATCGAGTCAACAAATGATAAGAAATATCAAACATGTATTTGATGACAAAGATAAATTAGTTCAATTAACAGATGAACAAAAGCTTGCAGCTGTACTTATTAAACAATCTTTTAATCAATCCAAAACATTTTTATTAAAAGGTGTTACAGGCTCTGGGAAAACTGAAGTTTACTTAGATGTTATAGAAGATTTGATAAAACAAGATAAAAGAGTTTTAGTGATGGTTCCTGAAATCACTTTAATCGCTCCTATGGCTCAACGCTTAAAATCTAGATTTTCAAGTGTTGCAATCTATCATAGTGCACTTTCAGCTGGTGAACGCCTTGATCAATATCAGATGATTTTAAATGATGAAGCGTCTATTGTTTTATCAACAAGAAGTGGTGTATTTTTGCCTATTAAAGATCTTGGATTAATTATTATGGATGAAGAACATGATCGATCATATATCCAAACTGAACATGTGACATATGACGCCAAACATATCGCTTCATTAAGATCAACATATCATCATATACCTTTAGTTTTAGGCTCAGCAACACCATCTGTTGTTTCTATGTATAAGGCTTTAGGACATGAATATACATTACTAAATCTAACAAGTAGACCATTAGGAATTGAACAACCTGATATAAAACTTATTGATATGAAAGATGAATTAAAACAAAAAAACACATCGATTTTTTCAAGAGATTTACTTATATCTATGAAAGATCGATTGAAAAAAGAAGAACAAACACTCATCCTTTTTAATAGAAAAGGATATGCTCCTTTTGTATTATGTAGACAATGTGGAGATGTTCCTAAATGTCCAGATTGTGAGATATCTTTAACTTACTATAAAGATAAAAATATCTTGAAATGTCATTATTGTGGATATGAAAAACCATTTAATCAGACATGTGAAATATGTCATCAAAATGCTGTTAAAGAAGTTGGAGTTGGCATAGAATATGTCGAAAGTGAACTAAAAAGAACACTCCCTAATGCACGCATTTTAAGAATGGATCGAAACTTAACACAAACTAAAGGAAGTCATGAAAAGATATGGCATCAATTTCTAAACCATGATGCAGATATTCTATTAGGCACACAAATGATATCAAAGGGGCTAGATTTTCCTAAAGTTACTTTAGTAGGTGTATTAATGGCAGATTTATCTTTAAAAGTTCCTTCATATTTAGCATCTGAAGATACTTTCATGTTATTAACACAAATAGCTGGAAGGTCAGGAAGACATCAAAAAGGTGAAGTTATCATTCAAGGATACGATTTAAAACATTATGCTATTGATGCCCTAACAAAAGGGTATGACACTTTTTATAAAGAAGCTTTATATGAAAGAAAACTTTCACAATACGAACCGTATTCACATGTGTCTCAGTTTTTAATCGAAGGACAATCTTATTTGAAAACATATCAAAACGCATTTTTATTAAAAAAGAGATTATCAAAATTAGAGACTGTGACAGTCTTAGGACCTTCAAAAGCTTTAATTAAAAAAATAAGACAAAATTTTAGATTTGTCGTAACTATAAAATATAAAAATATCGATCATGATACAATTAAAGAAATAACGAATGATTTATCAAATGATGATATTCATATAAAATATTATCCAAATTTAGACATGATATAG
- a CDS encoding phosphatidylglycerophosphatase A family protein, translating into MKTKKKLLFTRPEMFELNKKLLLKRGVTIEAIAEISYMQQSKYSDDVSRAICVESVEKILSLRDVFHHVQLAAEIDRLAEENKFQGPIQDIIMEDLGLFGVDETLGLDVSGLYGTIGQTNFGDIDVNKHGIVQRLNDAGKEEGICHTFLDDIVGAIAAAASTRVAQVVNEDLAHEDIDVKRFSIFDL; encoded by the coding sequence ATGAAAACAAAGAAAAAATTATTATTTACAAGACCGGAAATGTTTGAATTAAACAAAAAGCTATTACTTAAAAGAGGAGTAACCATTGAAGCGATTGCAGAAATATCTTATATGCAACAATCTAAGTACTCTGATGATGTAAGTAGAGCTATTTGTGTTGAATCTGTTGAAAAAATTCTATCTTTAAGAGATGTTTTTCACCATGTCCAATTAGCAGCTGAAATTGATCGTTTAGCTGAAGAAAATAAATTTCAAGGTCCAATCCAAGATATCATTATGGAAGACTTGGGATTATTTGGTGTTGATGAAACGCTTGGTTTAGATGTTTCTGGATTATATGGAACTATTGGACAAACCAATTTTGGTGATATCGATGTTAACAAACATGGGATTGTTCAAAGATTAAATGATGCAGGAAAAGAAGAAGGCATTTGTCATACATTTTTAGATGATATTGTTGGAGCAATCGCTGCAGCTGCATCAACTAGAGTTGCTCAAGTTGTCAATGAAGACTTAGCTCACGAAGATATAGATGTAAAAAGATTTAGCATATTTGATTTATAA
- the nusA gene encoding transcription termination factor NusA, with product MISKVFFENIDAVAEEKELFREQVLEAFTQGLIAGCKKAHDVRSCRVELKEDKNEILVYMQHLVVDELSIDADKNYSQMLLEDAKKINSRIKVGDILEQKIDPKDFGHFAVRDFKSRLNESLVSSQKENLYNHFKAFEHEMINARVIDVADDHYRLDIGRDLTTLLPKKEALPKDHFHVGDHVRVYVSDVEMKTKWPKVFVSRSHPSLIIRLLENYIPEIKDGIIEIMGISRDPGDRSKIGVKSNDPKVDPIGACVGEGGSRIREIVKALSDEKIDLFRWSDNEKELIANALQPAEVVAVTHVNPKEKSALAIVLDTQLSLAIGKLGQNVKLAVQACGWSIDIKSETMAQGEGILY from the coding sequence ATGATAAGTAAAGTATTTTTTGAAAATATTGATGCGGTTGCAGAAGAAAAAGAACTCTTTAGAGAACAAGTTTTAGAGGCATTTACTCAAGGATTAATCGCAGGTTGTAAAAAAGCACATGACGTTCGTTCATGTCGCGTAGAATTAAAGGAAGACAAAAACGAAATCTTGGTTTACATGCAACATTTGGTTGTTGATGAATTAAGCATAGATGCTGACAAAAATTATTCACAAATGTTGTTAGAAGATGCTAAAAAAATTAATTCAAGAATTAAAGTTGGGGATATTTTAGAACAAAAAATTGACCCAAAAGATTTTGGACATTTTGCAGTAAGAGATTTCAAATCTAGACTAAATGAATCTTTAGTATCTAGCCAAAAAGAAAATCTTTACAATCATTTTAAAGCTTTTGAACATGAAATGATTAATGCAAGAGTTATTGATGTTGCAGATGATCACTATCGTTTAGATATAGGTAGAGATTTAACAACATTGCTTCCTAAAAAAGAAGCATTACCAAAAGATCATTTTCACGTTGGAGACCATGTAAGAGTTTATGTTTCTGATGTTGAAATGAAAACTAAATGGCCAAAAGTATTTGTTAGCCGGTCACATCCAAGTTTGATTATTCGTTTATTAGAAAACTATATACCTGAAATTAAAGATGGTATTATTGAAATCATGGGTATCTCAAGAGACCCAGGAGATCGTTCTAAAATCGGTGTAAAATCAAATGATCCTAAAGTTGATCCAATTGGAGCATGTGTTGGTGAAGGCGGAAGTCGTATTAGAGAAATCGTTAAAGCTTTAAGCGATGAAAAAATTGATTTATTCCGTTGGAGCGATAATGAAAAAGAATTAATCGCAAATGCTCTTCAACCAGCAGAAGTTGTTGCAGTTACACATGTCAACCCTAAAGAAAAGAGCGCATTAGCGATTGTATTAGATACACAACTATCACTTGCAATTGGTAAGTTAGGACAAAATGTTAAACTTGCAGTTCAAGCTTGTGGTTGGAGTATTGATATTAAATCAGAAACAATGGCTCAAGGTGAAGGCATTCTTTATTAA
- a CDS encoding ribosome maturation factor RimP, with product MNLQKMREKLTPILKRHDLEIYSIKTKKEFGEKIVEILIDTETMDINTLEKIHLEYVNLLTDDDLDPDYFLELSSVGLERPLKSREDLLKVIGKYIYLETNKYQGNGYIISFENDIIKLEINDKGRIRKIDINYDEARNMRTSVKV from the coding sequence ATGAATTTACAAAAAATGAGAGAAAAATTAACACCTATCTTAAAAAGACATGATTTAGAAATTTATAGTATAAAAACCAAAAAAGAATTTGGTGAAAAGATTGTAGAAATTCTAATTGACACCGAAACAATGGATATCAATACATTAGAAAAAATACATCTTGAATACGTGAATCTTCTTACAGATGATGATTTAGATCCTGATTATTTTTTAGAATTGTCGTCAGTTGGGTTAGAAAGACCATTAAAATCAAGAGAAGATCTTCTCAAGGTGATAGGTAAATATATTTATTTGGAAACGAATAAATATCAAGGAAATGGATACATCATATCATTTGAAAATGATATAATAAAATTAGAGATTAATGATAAGGGACGCATTCGGAAAATTGATATCAATTACGATGAAGCTAGAAATATGCGTACTTCAGTAAAGGTATAG
- the metK gene encoding methionine adenosyltransferase: MYKLFSSESVTEGHPDKVSDYISDSILDACLEQDPESRVAIETAVTSHYCLLFGEITSKAVINYESIVKKAIEEIGYTKEEYGYSADTVKIDIRIDKQSEDIAIGVDKSKDKQLGAGDQGLMFGYANHDTDVYLPLPIYLAHRLAERLSYVRKNEIIPNLRPDGKTQVTIAYDKDNKPDYIHTVVLSTQHDDCWKQEDLRKEVMKHVIKPVLEDYDTSKTVYQINPTGKFVKGGPHGDAGLTGRKIIVDTYGGYARHGGGAFSGKDATKVDKSAAYMARYIAKNIVASNIATECEIQLAYAIGLSEPVSFSINTFGTEKVDIEKIYEVVNQNFDLTPQGIIETLNLNRPIYKKTSSYGHFGRNLDEFTWEQTNKIELFAKLLYNENGDKI, from the coding sequence ATGTATAAATTATTTAGTAGTGAATCTGTAACAGAAGGTCATCCAGATAAGGTTAGTGACTATATTTCAGATTCTATTTTAGATGCTTGTCTAGAACAAGATCCAGAGTCAAGAGTTGCTATTGAAACAGCAGTAACATCGCATTATTGTTTATTGTTTGGTGAGATTACTTCAAAAGCAGTTATCAATTATGAAAGTATTGTAAAAAAAGCGATAGAAGAAATCGGATATACCAAAGAAGAATATGGATATAGTGCTGATACAGTAAAAATTGATATTAGAATTGACAAACAATCTGAAGATATCGCAATAGGTGTTGATAAATCAAAAGATAAACAATTAGGAGCTGGTGATCAAGGTCTTATGTTTGGTTATGCCAATCATGATACAGATGTATATTTACCATTACCTATTTATCTAGCACATCGTTTAGCAGAAAGATTAAGCTATGTAAGAAAAAATGAAATTATTCCTAATCTTCGTCCAGATGGTAAAACACAAGTAACTATAGCATATGACAAAGATAATAAACCTGATTATATTCATACTGTTGTTTTATCAACTCAACATGATGATTGCTGGAAGCAAGAAGATTTGAGAAAAGAAGTAATGAAACATGTTATTAAACCAGTTTTAGAAGATTATGATACATCTAAGACTGTTTATCAGATTAACCCAACAGGTAAATTTGTTAAAGGTGGTCCACATGGAGATGCTGGATTAACTGGTAGAAAAATTATTGTTGATACTTATGGTGGTTATGCTAGACATGGTGGAGGAGCATTTTCGGGTAAAGATGCGACTAAAGTAGATAAATCTGCTGCTTATATGGCAAGATATATTGCAAAAAATATTGTTGCAAGTAATATCGCAACTGAGTGTGAAATACAATTAGCTTATGCAATTGGTTTATCTGAACCAGTTAGTTTTTCTATAAATACTTTCGGAACTGAAAAAGTAGATATAGAAAAAATATATGAAGTTGTCAATCAAAATTTTGATCTTACACCACAAGGCATTATTGAGACTTTAAATCTAAATAGACCAATCTATAAAAAAACATCATCATATGGACATTTTGGACGTAATTTAGACGAATTCACATGGGAACAAACCAATAAGATTGAATTATTTGCTAAATTATTATACAATGAAAATGGTGATAAAATATGA
- a CDS encoding L7Ae/L30e/S12e/Gadd45 family ribosomal protein produces MDKIIGLAYRARKITIGTEMTIDSLRKKKLYAIVLANDASQLTIKKVRDKAKTYETPVLDDLDSLTLSNAIGKTDIKVIGITDKGFSQLLIDQKRK; encoded by the coding sequence ATGGATAAAATAATTGGATTAGCTTATCGTGCAAGAAAGATAACTATTGGAACAGAAATGACCATAGATAGCTTGAGAAAGAAAAAGCTTTATGCAATTGTTTTAGCAAATGATGCTTCACAATTAACCATAAAAAAAGTAAGAGATAAAGCAAAGACATACGAAACACCTGTTTTAGATGATCTTGACTCCTTAACATTATCAAATGCTATAGGAAAAACGGATATCAAAGTAATTGGTATAACCGATAAAGGGTTTAGTCAATTATTGATAGACCAGAAAAGGAAGTGA